CTCCCCGAACGCCTTGCGGGTCCGAATGGGACATGTAAACGTACCCTGAAACTTTCGCGGAGCTGGGATTGTCGTCGATGCCTTCGTCACACGAGACAACCAGCCCTGCCGCGATAATTAGTAGGCTCATCCAAATTGCGTTCCGCATGGAACCTCCTGCAGCATCTATTTTCATTTGTTATTTGCTTGCTTCGCGCTTGGCTTCATCCAGCGCCTTGTTGTTTTCCTTGATCGCTTCAGCGCCCTTCTTCAGCATGTTCTTCTTTTTGTGCTGAATCTGCTGCATCTCAATAGTTGGAACGGTTACCTGCAAAGTGAAATCCGTAACTTCGGTGTCAGCAATCTTGTTGATTTGTGTCACCAACAGATCCACGGCCTTGACGTTTTCTTCTTTCAACAAAGCAGTCATGAATTCCGCAACCTTGGTGTTTGAACTGGTAATACCGGAAACAAGAATTCCCGGGCCGCTCGGAGTGGGCGCCTCTTTGACTTCGGTGAGCCAAGTCAGCGACGGCACTCTGCGGGCAAGCATTTCAAGCACTTCGACGCGCGCAAATCTGTTTTTGTCCAATTCGCGAATGACATCGATACGCTCGGAGACATCCGCTCTTTTGAGAGTAAGGTCTTCAACAATTGAAATTTTGTCGCGATACAAATCCGTTTCAGCTCGGATAGCTTCGAGCCGGGCTTCGAGACCACTCAACTTATTTTGTTGGCCGAGGTGCAGAATCGTCATACCCAAGAGAACCGCCGAAACGGCCATAATCGGGAGAATCGCTTTTGCTCCAAGGTAATTTGCTCGCTTCGCTTCCGGCCGTTCGTCGCGGAAAACGAGGTTAAATCCCGGATGATCTCCGCCCATCGCGCGCAGTGCAAGACCGACCGCGCACGAATATCCTGCCGCGTCGCCGCCCTCGGGCAGCGTAACGTCTTTTGCGGGCGTTCCCATTCTCCGGAACGGGTAAACTACTTCAACATCCAATCCGAATCTCTGACGGAGCGCAGGCTGAAGCAAAGGCAATTCGGCGCCGCCGCCGCACAGAAGGATTTTTCCAATCGGTTTTTCGGAAAGCACGCCGAAATATTCAGGGAAGCTGCGCTCAATCTGCTCGGCGAGATTGTCGCTTACTGATCGCGCGACCGCGTCAAACGCGTCTTGATCTTCATCAGTGTGCGCACTCTTCGCGAGCATTGCAAGCGCTTTGTCAAAGCCAAGTCCACAGCGGCGGATCAATCCTTCGACGTACGCTTTTCCTCCGATGGGAATACTGCGACTCGTTTCGAACTGCGACAGTTCGTACAACATCACTTCCGTGCTTTGGAAGCCCAGATGCAGTACGCCGATGACGCCCTCTTCATCAAGATATCCGGCTTCAGTGAGCGCGGCTTGTACGGCAAAGGGCGCGGCTTCGAGCGTCTTTGGTTTCATCCCGGCCCAATACATCGGTTCGATGCAATCGAAGACGACTTCGTTCTTCGCGGCGACCAGCAACACTTCCATGCGGCCGCCATCAACGTCCTGATGGAGGCGGGCGTAGTCCAACGACACCTGATCGATGTTAAACGGAAGATTCGCGTCAGCTTCATACTCAATGGCGCCGCGCAATTCATCGTCTGACATGTCATCGGTCGTGATCTTCTTGATCATGAGTTGACGGCCACCGACCGAAACGGCTACGTCTTTGCCCTTCAGTCCGTTGTCCTTCGCGACTTGCTGAAGAATGTCACGGACAGCACCGCCGTCCATCAGCGTACCATCCACGATCGCGTCTTGTGGAAGATCAACACAAACGAGTTTTTCGACGGCAACGCCTTCGCCGACATTTTTAAGCATCGCCACCTTGACTCGTTTGCTTCCGACGTCTATTCCGATGCCAAACTTGCTTCTCTTTGCCATAGCTTGCCCTTGTAAGTCAGCCTGTTACAAATTTAGATTACCGATTGCTCTGCGGATCCTGCACTCTGAATCGTTGAATACAGGGAACGCGGAAGCATTACCGTCAGTTCAAGGCCATTCACTTCGCCCGCGCGAGCAAGAATGCCGCCGCCCAACGATTCCGACAGCAGCCTTGCAACGTCGAAATCGAATTTACTTCCTGTCATGACACCGGTCGCGTCGACATTGGATTTGCTTGAGCGCGTCAACCACTCCAATTGCTCTTGAGAGGCTATCTCTCCATTGTCCCGCAGCGCAATCTCGACGTATTCATCTGAGTCTCTTAGTTCGATGTCGATTTGGCCCGAATGAGTAAGACGCAGAATCATGAAATCGATGAGGTTTCCCAAGATGCGGCTGATAGCCAATGATTGTCCAAAAAAGTTGATTTCGTTCTCGGGACCAGTAAACTGTATAATGATCTGTCTGCGTTCGCTTTCGTTTTTGTGAACTTCGACAGTCTCACGAATAACGTCCGACAAGTCAAACACGGACGATTCTTCGTTGGAGTTGTAATTTCCGCGGCTCATCAAGAGATTATCGATGTTTCGCGACATCGTATCGATTTCCTCTGCCACAATTCTTCCAAACCTGTTCTTCGCATCCGCGGGCATTGCATCCAGCTTATTCAAAGAGAAAACGTATCCCTTGATAAGCCCCATGGATGCGCGCACGGCATATTCCAGTGCGGCTTGTGCGTTCTCTTGAGCCCCCCACAATTTCTCTTCGATATTTGCTTCCTCGGTGACGTCCCTCGCGATGCCGACAATCATGTTTGCGTCCGGACCGCTTAAGACTGGCGACTCAACGACACTTAGAACTTTCGAATCACCTTTCGCCGAACGCAGCCTGCGGATCACTCGTTCGCTCTTGCGGTGATCCGCAACGAGCTGCCACGTTCGCAGTGCAATTGGACGCTCTTCGTCCACAAAATATGAGAGCAGGTTGGTTTTAGTTTCCGGCGGCTGGTTTAGCCCCAGAAACGACCACATTTTATCGTTGCCGCTCTTGATTGCGCCGCCTTTGTCGACGACGTATACTGCGTCAGCGGCCCAATGCTGTATCAGTTCGCCGAACACCGCACTGTCCATTTGCTTTCCTTCGG
This region of Calditrichota bacterium genomic DNA includes:
- the pilM gene encoding type IV pilus assembly protein PilM, encoding MAKRSKFGIGIDVGSKRVKVAMLKNVGEGVAVEKLVCVDLPQDAIVDGTLMDGGAVRDILQQVAKDNGLKGKDVAVSVGGRQLMIKKITTDDMSDDELRGAIEYEADANLPFNIDQVSLDYARLHQDVDGGRMEVLLVAAKNEVVFDCIEPMYWAGMKPKTLEAAPFAVQAALTEAGYLDEEGVIGVLHLGFQSTEVMLYELSQFETSRSIPIGGKAYVEGLIRRCGLGFDKALAMLAKSAHTDEDQDAFDAVARSVSDNLAEQIERSFPEYFGVLSEKPIGKILLCGGGAELPLLQPALRQRFGLDVEVVYPFRRMGTPAKDVTLPEGGDAAGYSCAVGLALRAMGGDHPGFNLVFRDERPEAKRANYLGAKAILPIMAVSAVLLGMTILHLGQQNKLSGLEARLEAIRAETDLYRDKISIVEDLTLKRADVSERIDVIRELDKNRFARVEVLEMLARRVPSLTWLTEVKEAPTPSGPGILVSGITSSNTKVAEFMTALLKEENVKAVDLLVTQINKIADTEVTDFTLQVTVPTIEMQQIQHKKKNMLKKGAEAIKENNKALDEAKREASK
- a CDS encoding PAS domain-containing sensor histidine kinase, with amino-acid sequence MSNGTEGKQMDSAVFGELIQHWAADAVYVVDKGGAIKSGNDKMWSFLGLNQPPETKTNLLSYFVDEERPIALRTWQLVADHRKSERVIRRLRSAKGDSKVLSVVESPVLSGPDANMIVGIARDVTEEANIEEKLWGAQENAQAALEYAVRASMGLIKGYVFSLNKLDAMPADAKNRFGRIVAEEIDTMSRNIDNLLMSRGNYNSNEESSVFDLSDVIRETVEVHKNESERRQIIIQFTGPENEINFFGQSLAISRILGNLIDFMILRLTHSGQIDIELRDSDEYVEIALRDNGEIASQEQLEWLTRSSKSNVDATGVMTGSKFDFDVARLLSESLGGGILARAGEVNGLELTVMLPRSLYSTIQSAGSAEQSVI